CCCCTTCGCCCGGGACTTCCGGAGTAGGTTGTGCCTCGGCCTCCGGCAGGGCAGGTTGATCTGGCTCATCGGGATTCGAGGTGGTCTGACTCCGCGTGATGGGTGGGGCGAATTGAGAGCGGTGGCTGCCTTCGAGGATCTTGCGTGGGGGTGTGCCGAACTTGTCGATCGCTTCACGGGCCCGGGCGTTGTTGGCGGCCATGTCATCCCGACTGACCCCCGCCAGGCGATAACGCTGGGCCAGACCGAACAGGCTGCGCAACTCGTGGGCGCCGCGATCGATCCAGTTTTCCATGTCGGGGCGGCCGATTAAGGCTGTGTGGTGAGCGAGCAGAACGCGGCGCACCAGGGCGTCGTAGTCGGTCAGCAGGTAGACCGCGAGAAAGCCAAGCTGGCTGCCGATGAACAGGGGGAGGGTGACGGGATGGATATTGAGGTTATCGCCGATATCGACTTGG
The sequence above is drawn from the Pseudomonas putida genome and encodes:
- a CDS encoding PFL_4669 family integrating conjugative element protein, which gives rise to MTDHYHLNLGSLRSSISLTLHTHHAARLWQGRMAREGVHSIMGMPGYIGVTNLLKHASSQDDPFADWFMLQLEDKLLQAKAELRALTKQVSRVERALPTQVDIGDNLNIHPVTLPLFIGSQLGFLAVYLLTDYDALVRRVLLAHHTALIGRPDMENWIDRGAHELRSLFGLAQRYRLAGVSRDDMAANNARAREAIDKFGTPPRKILEGSHRSQFAPPITRSQTTSNPDEPDQPALPEAEAQPTPEVPGEGGEA